The Cellulophaga sp. L1A9 genome window below encodes:
- a CDS encoding chloride channel protein, which translates to MQLKRRRKLVSYLNILDQPVKFNPFVFSRSFVLWAFLGLIGGIIAGIYWIGLEFLTHQLAFFDGWLVIPLMATCGLLAGLIIHFIGDPGEINLIVNNIRFNKGKLDPKNNLSMILSSVLCIASGGSLGPEAPLVQITGSTGTWIGKMFRLKGEELRSLSIAGMASGFTALFGAPLGGSLFSLEILHHKHAVEYYKAIIPAFVASCFSYLVFAIIIHLGLGPTWDLSAYKYSGIFDFGYAVAFAIIGAAFGWGFIFCIKFFKFIFDKLHLPIYIKTLIGGILLGVIAFYFPLTRYFGHHEINELLLGDFSLTLLFAILICKILAISITVTSGWRGGFIIPLFFVGASLGLIIHKIFPSINLSLAIVSCMAAINSCVTRTPMSTTILLATLTGFGHFIPILFASLTGYFLAPRIPFISSQMEKE; encoded by the coding sequence GTGCAATTAAAGCGAAGAAGAAAATTAGTTAGTTATTTAAATATTTTAGATCAACCTGTAAAATTTAATCCTTTTGTTTTTAGCAGGTCTTTCGTTCTATGGGCTTTTCTAGGTTTGATAGGTGGTATTATAGCTGGAATATATTGGATTGGACTTGAATTCTTAACACATCAACTAGCATTTTTTGATGGTTGGCTCGTCATTCCCCTGATGGCAACTTGCGGACTATTAGCTGGTTTAATTATACACTTTATTGGAGATCCAGGTGAAATAAATTTAATTGTAAATAACATCCGTTTTAATAAGGGAAAACTTGACCCAAAAAACAATCTCTCGATGATACTATCCTCTGTTTTGTGTATCGCCTCAGGAGGTAGTCTTGGACCAGAAGCTCCATTAGTACAAATAACGGGTTCTACTGGTACATGGATTGGTAAAATGTTTAGACTTAAAGGTGAAGAATTAAGGTCCTTAAGTATTGCGGGCATGGCTTCAGGTTTTACGGCTTTATTCGGCGCTCCTTTAGGTGGAAGTTTATTTTCTTTAGAAATTCTACATCATAAGCATGCAGTGGAATACTACAAAGCGATAATACCCGCTTTTGTCGCTAGTTGTTTTAGCTATTTGGTTTTTGCAATAATCATTCATTTAGGCCTTGGGCCAACGTGGGATTTATCTGCATATAAATATTCAGGAATTTTTGATTTTGGGTATGCTGTTGCTTTTGCTATTATTGGAGCTGCTTTTGGTTGGGGGTTTATTTTTTGTATAAAATTTTTCAAATTTATCTTTGACAAACTACACCTCCCAATTTACATTAAAACTCTTATTGGTGGTATTTTACTTGGTGTAATAGCTTTTTACTTTCCACTCACCCGATACTTTGGGCACCATGAAATAAACGAATTACTATTGGGTGATTTTTCGTTGACCTTATTGTTTGCTATTTTAATTTGTAAAATTCTAGCCATTTCAATAACGGTAACATCAGGTTGGCGAGGCGGATTTATTATTCCACTTTTTTTTGTAGGAGCAAGCTTAGGACTTATCATTCATAAAATATTTCCATCAATAAACCTATCCTTAGCAATAGTTAGTTGTATGGCTGCAATAAATTCCTGTGTAACACGAACTCCAATGAGCACAACCATTTTACTTGCGACTTTGACCGGATTTGGACATTTTATTCCGATATTATTTGCAAGTTTAACAGGCTATTTTTTAGCGCCTAGGATACCTTTTATTAGTTCTCAAATGGAAAAGGAATAA